Genomic DNA from Thermus hydrothermalis:
GAAATCGTTCCCTACCTGGCCCCAGACCGGGAGATCCTGGAGGCCCTGGACCGCCTCCTGGCGGAGGAGGCCCGGCCCAAGGAGGAGGCCCGGCGCGAGGAGACCGCCCAGGTGGACCTCACCCTCGAGGCCATGCCCGCCGTGCGCTTGGCCCAGGCCCTCCTGGAACGGGCCATCGGCCTCAACGCCAGCGACCTCCACCTGGACCCCGAGGAAACCCACCTGGCGGTGCGGGCCCGCATGGACGGGGTCATCCAGGAGCTAGAACGCCTCCCCAAGGACCTGGAAGCCCCCCTGGCCGCCCGCTATAAGGTCCTGGCGGGCATGGACATCGCCGAAAAGCGCCGCCCCCAGGACGGCCACTTCACCTTCCCCTTTGAGGGAAAGCGGTACGAGGTGCGGGTGGCCTCCGTGGGCACCCTCCACGGGGAGAAGCTCACCCTGCGCATCATCTACCCCACGGGAGTGCGGCTCGGCCTCACGGAGCTCGGCATGCTCCCCGAGGAGCTCGCCCTCTTTCAAAAGCTCCTCCGTAAGCCTCACGGCATCCTCTTCGTCACCGGCCCCACGGGAAGCGGCAAGACCACCACCCTCTACGCCGCCCTGGACCGCCTTTACACCCGGGAGAAAACCTTCGTCACCATTGAAGACCCCGTGGAGTTCCCCCTGGAGGGCGTGGTGCAGATCCCCGTCCAGCCCAAAATCGGCCTCACCTTCGCCGAGGCCCTGCGGAGCGTTTTGCGCCTGGACCCCGACGTGATCCTGGTGGGAGAGGTGCGGGATGGGGATACCCTGGACACCGCCCTCCGGGCGGCCCTCACCGGGCACCTGGTCCTCGCCACCCTGCACGCCAACGACGCCATCGCCGCCATAACCCGGCTCTTAGAAATGGGAGCGGAAAGGCACCTCCTGGCCTCCACCCTCCTCGGCACCGTGGCCCAGCGCCTGGTGCGCCGGGTCTGCCCCCAGTGCGCCCGGCCCCAACCCCTTTCCGAGGAGGCCCGCCTCTTCTTCGGGGAGGAGGCGCCCGAGGAGGAGGTGCGGGGGGAAGGGTGCCCCTTCTGTCGGGGCACGGGGTATAGGGGACGGGTAGGCCTTTACGAGGTCTACGCCCCCGACCGGGAAGCCCTCTACCGCCTGGGCCTAGGCGCCAGCGAAGGGGAACTGCGGGAGCGGGCCAAAGCCCAAGGCCACCGGGACCTGCGGGCGGTGGGGCTCCACCAAGTGCGCGCGGGGATCACCACGGGGAGCGAGCTTCTGCGGGTGCTTGGGACTTGGGAGTAGGCCATGCGCTTCCTGTACGAGGCCACGGACGAAAAGGGAGAACGGATCTACCGGGGGGTCCTCGAGGCGGAAACCCCCCAAGGGGCCAGGCGCCGCCTCCGGGAGATGGGCCTCTATCCCTTGCGTTTGGAGAGGGTAAGGCGCCCGCAGAAAGGGCGGGTACCCCTTCCCGAGCTCGTCCTCTTCATGGAGGAGTTCGCCACCCTGGTGGGGGCCGGGGTGTCCGTGACCCAGGCCCTGCACACCCTCTCCTTGGAAAGCCGGCACCCCCTCCTGAAGGAAGCGGCCCGAGGGGTGCGGGAGCGGGTGGAGGGGGGCGAGGGTCTGGCCCAGGCCATGGACCAGTACCCCCAGGTCTTCCCTCCCCTGGTGCGGGCCCTGGTGGGGGCGGCGGAGGTGGGCGGGGCCTTGGAGGTGGTGCTCAGGCGCATCGCCGAGTACCTGGACAAAAGCCACGACCTGCGGGAAAAGGTGCGCACCGCCCTCCTCTACCCCTCCTTCGTGGTGGCGGTCTTGGTCCTCGTGGTGGCGGTTCTGCTCCTTTTCGTCATCCCCGTCTTCGCCCGGCTTTACGGGGCAGCGGGGGCGGAGTTGCCCTGGCCCACCCGCTTCCTCATCGGCGCCTCCTTCTTCGTGCGGCAAAACGGGTTTTGGCTCCTCCTCTTCCTTGTGGGCCTGGTGTACTTCCTTAGGGCCTACCACCAGACCCCCGGGGGCGCCCGGCTCATAGACGGGCTTCTCCTCCGGCTTCCCCTGGTGGGGCCCATCCTGCACAAAGCGGCCATGGCCCGCTTCGCCCGGACCCTGGCCACGCTTTACGAGGGAGGCGTGCTCATCACCCAGGCCCTCGAGGCCACCCGCAACACCCTGGGCAACGCCGCCCTCGCCGAAGCCCTGGACCGGGTTCTGGAACGGGTGGTCCGGGGGGAGTCCCTTAGCGCTGCCATGGGGCGCGAACCCCTTTTCCTGCCCATCCTGGTACGCCTCGCCCTGGTGGGAGAGGAGGCGGGAAGCCTGGACCAGATGCTTTACCAAGCCGCCTTCCACCTGGAGCGGGAGGTGGACTATGGGGTCAAACGGCTCTCCTCCAGCATTGAGCCCGCCCTCACCGTGGTCTTAGGGGGTATAATGCTCGTGGTCGCCTTAGCGCTTTATCTTCCGCTCTTTGACCTCTCCCGGATCCTGCGCCGATGAAGCTTCCTATCTGGCTTTGGTTCTTCCTGCCCCTAGCGGTTCTCCTTTGGAGCGCCAACGCCCTTTTTTCTACCTACCGGAGCTACCAAAGGACCAAGGCGGAGGTGGTGGCCCTGGAAAGGGAGGTGGAGGCCCTCACCCAGCGCCTGCCCCAGGCTCTGGCCGAAGCCCCCCTACGGGAGGAGGAGCTTCCCCGGCTTTACCAAGGCCTTTTCCGCCTGGCGGAAAGCCAGGGGCTAGAGCTTCACGCCATGGAGCCTGGGGAAGCGGAAAGCGCCGGCAATGTCCGTGCCTGGCGGCTTCACCTTAAGCTCCAGGGTCCCTACCCTGGGGTTTTGGGCTTCCTGGAGGTCCTCCCCTCCCTGGACCAGCCCCTCTGGGTGGAAAGCTACGCCCTCGAGCCCGCCGGGGAACGGGGAGAGCGCCTCGCCCTAGACCTCACCCTCCGGATCCTGGCCCCCTAGGCCCACCGCCCGGTAAAGGGCTTCCTCCTCTTCCGCCGTGAGGTACCTAGCTTCTCCCAAAGGCAAATCCCCAAGGGCCAAAGGCCCCATGGATAGCCGCTTCAGGTAGAGCACCCGGTTGCCCCGGGCGGCGAACATCCGCTTCACCTGGTGGAAGCGCCCTTCCCTTAGGACAAGCTCCACCCACCTGGGGTCCTCCCCGAGGAAAAGCTCGGCGGGAAGAAGCCTCCTTCCATCCAGAAAGAGCCCCTCGGCGAAGGCTTTTTGGTCCTCTGGGGTGGCCGGGTGGAGGAGGTGGACGAGGTAGCGCTTTTCCACCTTGTGCCGGGGGTGGGTGAGGCGGTGAAGGAGTTCCCCGTCCGTGGTGAAGAGGAGGAGCCCCTCGGTGTCCTTGTCCAGCCGGCCCACGGGGGAAAGGTCCCTAAGGGGAAAGCCCCGCAAAAGGGCGTAGACCGAAGGCCCTTCGGTACGGCTCGTCACGTAGCCCCTAGGCTTGTGCAGGAGCACGTGGTGGTGGCGCCGCACCCTAAGGGGCTTCCCGTCCAGGGCCACCTCCGCCTCCTGGGGCACGCGGAAACCAGGGTCCCGCACCACTTCTCCCGCCACGGAAACCCGCCCCGCCCGCACGAGCCCCGCCACCTCCTTGCGGCTCCCAAGGCCCAGGCGGGCGAGGAGCTTGTCCAAGCGCTCTCCCTTCACAACTCCCTGGCCCCTTTCAGCCACCCAAAGGCTTCCCGGGCAAACCCTTCTCGGGTGTGCCCCCTGGGCTCCACGCGCCCGTCCAACCCCTTCGCCGCCTCCTCCCCCCCATCTGGCCGCTTACGCCCACCGCGCAGGATGCCCAGCCGCAATCCCCCCTTCCAGGTTCCGCGCGCCCATGGCCAGGGTGGGGTGGGCTTGGGCGCGCCACCGGGCAAAGGCCTTGCGGTCCAAGGGCGCCATCCTCCTTATCCTAAGGGGCATGAGGCTTTACCAGTTGGACAGCTACGCCACCCGTTTCCGCGCCCAGGTGGTGCGGGCCTGGAGCGACGCAAAGGGGCACTACGCCGTACTCTCGGAAACCCTCTTCTACCCCGAATCCGGGGGGCAGCCTGCGGACACCGGGGTCCTGCGGGGGGCGTTCGGCGAGGTGCGGGTCCTCGGCGCCTACGAGGAGACCAAGGCCTTTGGGGACGTGGTCCACGTCCTCGCCCACCCCGTGCCCCAAGGGGCCTCTGTGGAGGGGGAGATTGACTGGGAAAGGCGCTTCCGCCACATGCAGCGGCACACCGCCCAGCACATCCTCTCCCAGGCCCTCCTACGGGCCGGCAACTACCACACCATCGCCGTGAGCCTGGACTCGGCGGTGTGCACCGTGGACCTCGAGGAGGAACTGGAAGAGGAAAAGCTCCGCCAGGCGGAAGCCCTGGCCAACCTCGCCGTCTACGCCGATTACCCGGTGGAGGCCTTCTTCGTGAGCGAAGCGGAACTGGCCCAGTACCCCCTAAGGCGCCCCCCCAAGGTGCAGGGCCAGGTGCGCCTGGTGCGCATCGGGGACTTTGACCTCGCCGCCTGCGGGGGCACCCACCTAAAGACCAGCGCCCAAGCCGGGCCCATCAAGGTCCTGAAGTGGGAGCGGTACAAGGGGGGAAGCCGGGTCTACTTTATGGCGGGGTGGGAGGCCTTGGAGGACTACCACGCCAAGCACGCCCTCCTCGCCCGGCTCGCCCTCGGCTTCTCCACGAACCCCCTGGAGGTGGAGAAGCCCATCCAGAAACTCCAGGAAGAGCTTTATGCCCTAAAAGGGGAAAACCTAACCCTGAAGGAAGCCCTGGTGGAAGCCCTCCTCCCCAGAGCCCTGGAGGAAGGGGTGCTTTTGGTCCCGGCGCCCGTCCTCGGGGAGCTCGCCAAAAAGCTCCTTTCCTGGAGCGACAAGACCTTCCTCCTCCTCTCCCCCGAGGGCCGCTTCGCCCTCCTGGGCCCCAAGCGGATGGAGGTCCTGGAAAGCCTCAAGGCCCTGGGGGCCAAGGGCGGGGGCAAGGAGGTGGTCCAGGGGGCCCTGCCCAAGGAAAAAGTGGCGGAGGCCCTGGACCCCAAGCGGGTAAGCTAGGGGCATGGGGCTATTTGAGGGGAAAGGCGTCCTGGTCACGGGGGGCGCCCGGGGGATTGGCCGGGCCATCGTCCGGGCCTTCGCCCGGGAAGGGGCCTTGGTGGCGCTATGCGACCTAAGGCCCGAGGGGCAGGAGGTGGCGGAGGAGGTAGGGGGGTTTTTCGTCCGGGCGGACCTGGCGGAGGAGAGGGACCGGGTGCGCTTCGTGGAGGAGGCGGAAAAGGCATTGGGCCGGATTGACGTCCTGGTCAACAACGCCGCCCTCTCCGCCCCCGGATCTGCCCTCACGGTGAAGCTTCCCGAGTGGCGCCGGGTTTTGGAGGTGAACCTCACCGCCCCCATGCACCTTTCCGCCCTGGCGGCCAGGAGGATGCAGCGGGTGGGGGGCGGGGCCATCGTGAACGTGGCCAGCGTCCAAGGGCTTTTCGCCGAGCAGGAAAACGCCGCCTACAACGCCTCCAAAGGGGGCCTCGTGAACCTCACCCGCTCCTTGGCCTTAGACCTCGCCCCCCTCAACATCCGGGTGAACGCCGTGGCCCCCGGGGCCATCGCCACGGAGGCGGTCCTCGAGGCCATCGCCCTCTCCGAGGACCCCGAAAGGACCCGGCGGGACTGGGAGGACCTCCACGCCCTCAGGCGGCTTGGCCGCCCGGAGGAGGTGGCGGAGGCGGTGCTCTTTCTGGCCTCGGAGAAGGCCAGCTTCATCACCGGGGCCATCCTCCCCGTGGACGGGGGGATGACGGCGAGCTTCCTGATGGCGGGCCGCCCCGTCTAGCGGTAAAGCTCCCGGGCGATGACGAGGCGTTGGATCTCCGAGGTGCCCTCGTAGATCTCCGTGACCTTGGCGTCCCGGTAGTAGCGCTCCACCCGGTAGTCCCGGTGGTAGCCGTAGCCCCCCAGGACCTGCACCGCCTCCCGGGTCACCTCCACCGCCACCTGGCTGGCGAAGAGCTTGGCGGCGCTGGCCTCGAGGGTGAACCTCTCCCCTAGGTCCTTCTTCCGCGCCGCCTCCAACACCAGGGCCCGGGCGGCGGCGATCTTCACGTGCATGTCCGCAATCTTAAAGGCGATGGCCTGGTGCTCCCTAAGCTTCTTGCCAAACTGCTCCCGCTCGTCCGCATAGGCCTTGGCGATCTCGTAGGCGCCCCGGGCGATGCCCACCGCCTGGGCCGCCACCCCCACCCGCCCCGAGTCCAACCCCGCCAAGGCGTAGGCCAGGCCCCGCCCCTCCTCCCCCAGCCGGTTCTCCTCGGGAACGAAAACCCCTTCCAGGCGGACCTCGGCGGTGTGGGCGGCGTGGAGGCCCATCTTCTCCTCCGGGGGGCCGAAGGAAAGCCCCTGGGCGTCCTTCTCCACCAAAAAGGCGCTGATGCCCTTCTCCGTGCGGGCCATGACCACGTAGAGGTGGGCCTGGCCGGCGGAGGTGATCCAGCTCTTCACCCCCCAAAGCTCGTACCCCCCCGGCACCCTGCGGGCCTGGGTCCGGAGGCTCGCCGCGTCCGAACCCGCATGGGGCTCCGTGAGGCAAAAGGCCCCGATCCACTCCCCCCGGGCTAGGGGCACCAAATACCTCCGCTTTTGCGCCTCGGTGCCGAAACGGAGGAGCATGTACTGGGGAAGCCCGCTGGTCACGGAAAGGACCACCGCCACGCTGGGGTCGGCGGCGGCAATCTCCTCCAGGGCCAAGGCCCAGGTGACGGAGTCTAGCCCCACGCCGCCCCAGGCCTCCGGGGTGGTCATGCCGAGGAGGCCCAGCTCCGCCAGGGCCTTAAGTTGCGGCCAAGGGTACTTCCCCTCCTTGTCGTACTCCGGGGCCAGGGGGTAAAGCACCTCCTTGGCCACCTTCCGTACCGTGTCCAAGACGAGCCTTTGCTCCTGAGTAAGGGTCATCGCCCCCTATCGTATCACCGCAAGGGGGCAAAAAAACGTCAGGTTTCGCCCCAGCGGGGGGCGCGCTCCGCCTTCAGGCCCAGGTGGTCCAGGATACGCTGGGTGACGAAGCCCAGGAGGTCCTTGATCTCCTTGGGCCGGTGGTAGAAGCCGGGGCTTGCCGGCAGGACCACCGCCCCCGCCTCGGCCGCCTGGACCATGGCCCTCAGGGTGGGCAGGGGTAGGGGGGTTTCCCGGGGCACCAGGATGAGGGGCCTCCTTTCCTTGAGGTGGACGTAGGCTGCCCGGGTGAGGAGGGTATCGGCGAGGCCCCAGGCCACCTTGGCCAGGGTGGTGGCGGAGCAGGGCACCACCACCATCCCCCGGGTGGGAAAAGAGCCCGAGGCGATGGGGGCCCCCAGGTCCCCGTCCTTGTATACCCGGCTTGCCAGAGGGTAAAGGTCCTTGGGGTTTAATCCCATCTCCTCCCACAAGACCCGCTTGGCCCCTTGGGAGAGCACCAGGTGCACCTCGGCGAGGCCCTGGAGGGCTTCTAAGAGGTCCAAGGCGTAGGGCATGCCGCTTGCCCCCGAAATCCCCACCACCACCCGGGGAAGGTCCATGCCTCCCATCCTAAAGGGAAAACCCCAGGCCCAAAGGCCTGGGGGGCACCCCGTGGGGCGGGGGCTTACTTCAGCTCCACCACCGCGCCCACGGCCTCGAGCTTCTTCTTGATCTCCTCCGCCTCGGCCTTGGGGATGCCCTCCTTGACGGGGCCGCCCTTCTCCGCCAGGTCCTTGGCCTCCTTGAGGCCCAAGCCGGTGATGGCGCGAAGCTCCTTGATGACCTCCAGCTTCTTGGCCCCGGCGTCCTTGAGGATCACGTCAAACTCGGTCTTCTCCTCAGCGGGGGCAGCGGCCGCCGCCTGGGCAGGGGCCGCGGCCACGGCCACGGGGGCCGCAGCGGTCACGCCCCAAGCCTCCTTGAGGACGTCAATGAGCTGCTTGAGTTCCAAAACCGTCGCCTGGGAAAGCTCTTCCTTGATGCGTTCTATGTCCAAAGCCATCTTCTACCTCCTACGCCGCCTTCTTCTCCGCGTACGCTTCCAAGATGCCTACCAGTTCCCGGGCCACGCCCCCCAGGACGCCCACAAGCTCGGCCAGGGGCGCCTGCAGGACGCCCACAAGCTCCGCCCGGAGCTCGTCCATGGTGGGAAGCTCCGCCAGAGCCACCACGTCCTTGGCCGAGAGCACCTGGCCCTGCAGAAGGCCGCCCTTCGCCTCGGGGATGCCCTTGGGGTTCTTCTTGGAGAACTCCACCAGGGCCTTGGCCGCCGCCACCGGGTCCTCGTAGAAGACCACGGCGCTCGGGCCCTGAAGCCCGTCCAGTTTGGGCAGGCCAAGCTCCTCCAGGGCGATGCGGATCAGGGTGTTCTTGGCTACAAAAAGCCGCGCCCCCTTCTCCTTCAGGGCCTGGCGCAGGGCGTGGGTTTCCTTGGCGGAAAGCCCCTGGTAGTTCACCAGGAAGAAGGAGCCACGGGCCGCCTCAAGGCTTTCCTTGAGGGCGGCAAGAAGCTCAACGTTGCGCTTGTTTGGCACGCCTTCCTCCCTTTTGGGGCAGGGGAACCCCGACCGGTTTTCGGGCTTTACGAAACGCTCCCCCTCAAGCGCCTCGGCGGGATGTTTAAGGCCTAAAGCCCCCCGCTGTCTTGGGCCTGGGCGCAAGTGCGCCCGGGGTGCCACCCTGGAGTCTAAAAGAAAGGGGGCCTGGCGTCAAGCCAGGCCCCCCTATCCTGCCCTTTAGGAGTGGGGGTTGATGCGGATGCTCGGCCCCATGGTGCTCGTCACGTAGACCGAGCGCAGGAAGGTACCCTTGGCCGCTTCAGGCTTGCTGGCCTCGAGGGCCTTGATGAAGGCGCGGATGTTATCGGCCAGCTTCTCCGGGGGGAAGCTCGCCTTGCCCACGGGGGCATGGATGGCCCCGGTCTTATCGTTGCGGAACTCAATCCGCCCCGCCTTGATCTCCCGGATGATCTCCCCGATGTTGAAGCCCACGGTGCCCGCCTTGGGGTTGGGCAGGAGGCCCCTGGGACCCAGGATGCGGCCCAGCTTGGAGCCCACCGCACCCATCACGTCCGGGGTGGCCACCACGGCGTCAAAGTCCAGCCAACCATCCAGGATCTTCTGGATGATCTCCT
This window encodes:
- a CDS encoding GspE/PulE family protein, whose product is MQRPKLGELLLRLGYITAEQLQAALEEQARTGDLLGQVLLRRGYVKEEDLARVLADQQRAPLIRLAETSPDPQALRLLDPRFAREKRVFPFRVEGNRLHVAMAHPSDLALLDELRFLTGKEIVPYLAPDREILEALDRLLAEEARPKEEARREETAQVDLTLEAMPAVRLAQALLERAIGLNASDLHLDPEETHLAVRARMDGVIQELERLPKDLEAPLAARYKVLAGMDIAEKRRPQDGHFTFPFEGKRYEVRVASVGTLHGEKLTLRIIYPTGVRLGLTELGMLPEELALFQKLLRKPHGILFVTGPTGSGKTTTLYAALDRLYTREKTFVTIEDPVEFPLEGVVQIPVQPKIGLTFAEALRSVLRLDPDVILVGEVRDGDTLDTALRAALTGHLVLATLHANDAIAAITRLLEMGAERHLLASTLLGTVAQRLVRRVCPQCARPQPLSEEARLFFGEEAPEEEVRGEGCPFCRGTGYRGRVGLYEVYAPDREALYRLGLGASEGELRERAKAQGHRDLRAVGLHQVRAGITTGSELLRVLGTWE
- a CDS encoding type II secretion system F family protein — translated: MRFLYEATDEKGERIYRGVLEAETPQGARRRLREMGLYPLRLERVRRPQKGRVPLPELVLFMEEFATLVGAGVSVTQALHTLSLESRHPLLKEAARGVRERVEGGEGLAQAMDQYPQVFPPLVRALVGAAEVGGALEVVLRRIAEYLDKSHDLREKVRTALLYPSFVVAVLVLVVAVLLLFVIPVFARLYGAAGAELPWPTRFLIGASFFVRQNGFWLLLFLVGLVYFLRAYHQTPGGARLIDGLLLRLPLVGPILHKAAMARFARTLATLYEGGVLITQALEATRNTLGNAALAEALDRVLERVVRGESLSAAMGREPLFLPILVRLALVGEEAGSLDQMLYQAAFHLEREVDYGVKRLSSSIEPALTVVLGGIMLVVALALYLPLFDLSRILRR
- the pilO gene encoding type 4a pilus biogenesis protein PilO, whose amino-acid sequence is MKLPIWLWFFLPLAVLLWSANALFSTYRSYQRTKAEVVALEREVEALTQRLPQALAEAPLREEELPRLYQGLFRLAESQGLELHAMEPGEAESAGNVRAWRLHLKLQGPYPGVLGFLEVLPSLDQPLWVESYALEPAGERGERLALDLTLRILAP
- a CDS encoding pseudouridine synthase, encoding MKGERLDKLLARLGLGSRKEVAGLVRAGRVSVAGEVVRDPGFRVPQEAEVALDGKPLRVRRHHHVLLHKPRGYVTSRTEGPSVYALLRGFPLRDLSPVGRLDKDTEGLLLFTTDGELLHRLTHPRHKVEKRYLVHLLHPATPEDQKAFAEGLFLDGRRLLPAELFLGEDPRWVELVLREGRFHQVKRMFAARGNRVLYLKRLSMGPLALGDLPLGEARYLTAEEEEALYRAVGLGGQDPEGEV
- a CDS encoding alanyl-tRNA editing protein; the protein is MRLYQLDSYATRFRAQVVRAWSDAKGHYAVLSETLFYPESGGQPADTGVLRGAFGEVRVLGAYEETKAFGDVVHVLAHPVPQGASVEGEIDWERRFRHMQRHTAQHILSQALLRAGNYHTIAVSLDSAVCTVDLEEELEEEKLRQAEALANLAVYADYPVEAFFVSEAELAQYPLRRPPKVQGQVRLVRIGDFDLAACGGTHLKTSAQAGPIKVLKWERYKGGSRVYFMAGWEALEDYHAKHALLARLALGFSTNPLEVEKPIQKLQEELYALKGENLTLKEALVEALLPRALEEGVLLVPAPVLGELAKKLLSWSDKTFLLLSPEGRFALLGPKRMEVLESLKALGAKGGGKEVVQGALPKEKVAEALDPKRVS
- a CDS encoding SDR family NAD(P)-dependent oxidoreductase, which encodes MGLFEGKGVLVTGGARGIGRAIVRAFAREGALVALCDLRPEGQEVAEEVGGFFVRADLAEERDRVRFVEEAEKALGRIDVLVNNAALSAPGSALTVKLPEWRRVLEVNLTAPMHLSALAARRMQRVGGGAIVNVASVQGLFAEQENAAYNASKGGLVNLTRSLALDLAPLNIRVNAVAPGAIATEAVLEAIALSEDPERTRRDWEDLHALRRLGRPEEVAEAVLFLASEKASFITGAILPVDGGMTASFLMAGRPV
- a CDS encoding acyl-CoA dehydrogenase family protein; translation: MTLTQEQRLVLDTVRKVAKEVLYPLAPEYDKEGKYPWPQLKALAELGLLGMTTPEAWGGVGLDSVTWALALEEIAAADPSVAVVLSVTSGLPQYMLLRFGTEAQKRRYLVPLARGEWIGAFCLTEPHAGSDAASLRTQARRVPGGYELWGVKSWITSAGQAHLYVVMARTEKGISAFLVEKDAQGLSFGPPEEKMGLHAAHTAEVRLEGVFVPEENRLGEEGRGLAYALAGLDSGRVGVAAQAVGIARGAYEIAKAYADEREQFGKKLREHQAIAFKIADMHVKIAAARALVLEAARKKDLGERFTLEASAAKLFASQVAVEVTREAVQVLGGYGYHRDYRVERYYRDAKVTEIYEGTSEIQRLVIARELYR
- a CDS encoding UbiX family flavin prenyltransferase, encoding MDLPRVVVGISGASGMPYALDLLEALQGLAEVHLVLSQGAKRVLWEEMGLNPKDLYPLASRVYKDGDLGAPIASGSFPTRGMVVVPCSATTLAKVAWGLADTLLTRAAYVHLKERRPLILVPRETPLPLPTLRAMVQAAEAGAVVLPASPGFYHRPKEIKDLLGFVTQRILDHLGLKAERAPRWGET
- the rplL gene encoding 50S ribosomal protein L7/L12, with amino-acid sequence MALDIERIKEELSQATVLELKQLIDVLKEAWGVTAAAPVAVAAAPAQAAAAAPAEEKTEFDVILKDAGAKKLEVIKELRAITGLGLKEAKDLAEKGGPVKEGIPKAEAEEIKKKLEAVGAVVELK
- the rplJ gene encoding 50S ribosomal protein L10 encodes the protein MPNKRNVELLAALKESLEAARGSFFLVNYQGLSAKETHALRQALKEKGARLFVAKNTLIRIALEELGLPKLDGLQGPSAVVFYEDPVAAAKALVEFSKKNPKGIPEAKGGLLQGQVLSAKDVVALAELPTMDELRAELVGVLQAPLAELVGVLGGVARELVGILEAYAEKKAA
- the rplA gene encoding 50S ribosomal protein L1, giving the protein MPKHGKRYRALLEKVDPNRVYTIDEAAQLVKELATAKFDETVEVHAKLGIDPRKSDQNVRGTVSLPHGLGKQVRVLAIAKGEKIKEAEEAGADYVGGEEIIQKILDGWLDFDAVVATPDVMGAVGSKLGRILGPRGLLPNPKAGTVGFNIGEIIREIKAGRIEFRNDKTGAIHAPVGKASFPPEKLADNIRAFIKALEASKPEAAKGTFLRSVYVTSTMGPSIRINPHS